A single genomic interval of Malania oleifera isolate guangnan ecotype guangnan chromosome 13, ASM2987363v1, whole genome shotgun sequence harbors:
- the LOC131146386 gene encoding reticulon-like protein B9, which produces MSTPSFSDSDEERTTPAKLFGRQRSIREVLGGGKVANVVLWEDRIVSAGLLIGVALIWFLFEIVEYTFVTLLCHILITTMLVVFIWSAGADIFNWNSPKVPDVLLEETLYKEAALIVHARFQDSSEMLFSIACGKNPKLFFLVVVFLWILSIIGTYVSFVNLLFVGFLCIETLPYLYQRYEEDVDDLAYFANRRIRRIYKIFNLKVLGKIPRGPVKEKSM; this is translated from the exons ATGTCGACCCCCAGCTTTTCTGATTCCGACGAGGAGCGAACGACCCCAGCGAAGCTGTTTGGTCGCCAAAGGTCCATAAGAGAAGTTCTCGGAGGAGGAAAAG TTGCAAATGTGGTGTTATGGGAGGATAGAATTGTATCAGCCGGGCTTCTAATCGGAGTCGCACTCATATGGTTTCTTTTCGAGATTGTGGAATATACCTTCGTCACCCTCCTCTGTCACATCCTTATTACTACAATGCTTGTAGTTTTCATATGGTCTGCTGGAGCCGATATCTTCAATTG GAATTCTCCAAAAGTCCCAGACGTCCTCTTGGAGGAAACTCTATACAAAGAAGCAGCTTTGATCGTCCATGCAAGATTTCAGGACTCCTCCGAAATGCTTTTCAGCATTGCCTGCGGAAAAAATCCAAAACTCTTTTTTCTG GTTGTTGTTTTTCTCTGGATACTGTCGATAATCGGAACTTATGTGTCATTTGTAAATCTTCTTTTTGTGG GCTTTCTTTGCATTGAAACTCTGCCATATCTTTACCAACGATATGAAGAAGATGTTGACGACCTTGCTTATTTTGCAAACCGGCGAATAAGGAGAATATACAAGATTTTCAATTTGAAAGTCCTGGGCAAGATTCCAAGAGGACCAGTGAAAGAGAAATCCATGTAG